A part of Entelurus aequoreus isolate RoL-2023_Sb linkage group LG10, RoL_Eaeq_v1.1, whole genome shotgun sequence genomic DNA contains:
- the si:ch211-151h10.2 gene encoding uncharacterized protein si:ch211-151h10.2 has translation MCHQEAPQSPVDVCWTLALLCSLWATMGGCVYLLLRHLRSPHQQGDKSLRLQEEVVKNELCKPSSSPDVHIPLGLVLADCLLLSVLQEHLPDPSGSHVMDLLSRLECVSDALGTAALVPEVTTQSHRLTDKVTLIRTYLHKRTSLLRRLVQVQAELEAGTKGLQDGVLVHWARLEDLHTGVTLTRQGGQDHGDLASTCKDAETLFEVVSQHRGQLDGCQDLLKDSTQLLQDLTWSHSSARTRLSGGGGESVWPEVLLQSNMEEFEKVRENFLSLQQQTATFQAHLEGLATRSVEHLAADRLSSSPSVDLNSGRSSEVSSDHWESTAAESDVESDARQSLCERSALQVATTLGRLRKSSRKKKE, from the exons ATGTGCCACCAGGAGGCGCCGCAGTCCCCGGTGGACGTGTGCTGGACGTTGGCGCTGCTCTGCTCGCTATGGGCCACCATGGGGGGCTGCGTCTACCTGCTGCTGCGCCACCTGAGGTCACCGCACCAACAGGGCGACAAGAGTCTCCGGTTACAAGAAGAGGTCGTCAAAAACGAGCTTTGCAAACC GTCTAGCAGCCCGGACGTCCACATACCGCTGGGCCTTGTCCTGGCTGACTGCCTGCTGCTGAGCGTGCTCCAGGAGCACCTACCAGATCCCAGTGGATCACATGTGATGGATCTCCTCTCCAGGCTGGAG TGTGTGTCAGACGCACTGGGCACGGCAGCGCTCGTCCCGGAAGTCACGACCCAAAGCCACCGTCTGACCGACAAAGTGACGCTCATACGCACTTACCTGCATAAAAG GACCAGTCTCCTGAGGAGGCTGGTGCAGGTCCAGGCTGAGTTGGAGGCCGGCACGAAGGGGTTGCAGGACGGGGTGCTGGTCCACTGGGCCCGGCTGGAGGATCTGCACACGGGGGTCACGCTCACTAGACAGGGGGGTCAAGACCACGGGGACCTGGCGTCCACCTGCAAGGACGCTGAG ACCTTGTTTGAGGTGGTGAGCCAACACAGGGGTCAACTTGATGGCTGCCAGGACCTCCTGAAGGACAGCACGCAGCTCCTACAG GACTTGACATGGAGTCACAGCAGCGCCAGGACACGTCTCAGTGGCGGCGGCGGCGAGTCTGTGTGGCCAGAGGTGCTCCTCCAATCCAACATGGAGGAG TTTGAAAAGGTGCGGGAGAACTTCCTGTCCCTGCAGCAGCAGACCGCCACCTTCCAGGCCCACCTGGAGGGGCTCGCCACGAGGAGCGTGGAACACCTGGCTGCTGACCGGCTCTCCTCCAGCCCGTCTGTGGACCTCAACAGCGGACGCTCCAGCGAGGTTTCCTCTGACCACTGGGAGTCCACCGCCGCCGAGTCGGACGTCGAGTCGGACGCTCGTCAGTCTTTGTGTGAGAGGTCAGCGCTGCAGGTCGCCACCACTTTAGGACGCCTGCGGAAGTCTTCCAGAAAGAAGAAGGAATGA